TACTGGCTGCCCTTCGGCATGTACGCCGCCCACCTGCTCGCCGCGCTCCTCACCGGCCTCTGGCTGGCGTACGGCGAGCGGGCCGCGTTCCGCATCCTGCGGGCCGTGGCCGGGTGGCTGGTCGCCCCGCTGAGGCTGTTGTTCGCCCTGCCCGCCACCCCGCACCGCCCGCGTCTGCGGGTGCGCCGCGCCCGTTCGACGCGGGGGCCGCGGCTTCTCCTTCTCCCCCACGCGATCACCCATCGGGGACCGCCCCCGGGGACCGCTGTCGCCTGACGACAGACGGCACCCCGAGGCAGCCCCTGCGCGCCTCGGGCCCGGTCGTACACCCACCTGTGCCCACCGCACCTGTGCTCACTGCACACGTGCGTACTGCACACGTGCTCACCGCACATGTGGTCGCCGTACGGCCGTCTCCCCTCACCGGGCCGCCGCGCACCCCTGTGCGCCGGAGTGGCCCGGATCACGGCTCACCCGAGGACACCTGGTGATCACTTCCGCCCCGCCCGCACCGGCCGACCCCCGCAGCAAACGGGAGTCCGCCGACGCCTCCGCGACCGCCTGGGCGCTCGCCGCCCGCGCCGGTGACGCCGTCGCCGTCGACCACTTCGTGCGCGCCCTGCACCGTGACGTCCTGCGCTATGTCTCCTACCTGAGTGCCGACCCCCAGGCGGTGGACGATCTGGCCCAGGAGACGTTCCTGCGGGCGCTCGGCAGCCTGCACCGGTTCGAGGGGCGTTGCTCGGCGCGGTCCTGGCTGCTGTCCATCGCCCGCCGGGCGGTGATCGACGGCTTCCGGCACGCGGCCGCACGGCCCCGCCGGTACGACGGTTCGGACTGGCAGACCGCCGCCGAGCGGGCCCAGCCGCGGGGTGTGCCCGGCTTCGACGACGGGATAGCGCTGCTCGATCTGCTCGGCGCGTTGTCCGACGAGCGGCGTGAGGCGTTCGAGCTGACGCAGATGCTGGGGTTGTCGTACGAGGAGGCGGCTGCGGTGAGCGGTTGTCCTGTGGGGACGGTTCGGTCTCGGGTGGCGCGGGCCAGGGCGGTGCTCATGGAGCTGGTGGTCTGAGCGCGCCTGGGCAGGGTGCCGCTCGGCGTGCAACACGGTGACCGGCGTCGACCCGCCCGCGCAGCGCGCGTACCGGGGCCGCCGTGTCCGACGGGGGGTGCGCCAGGCCGTCGTACGACACGAACGGGCAGGCCGGATCCCCGTGAACCCACTCCTTCGGAGCCGGCGCGGTCACCGGGTTCGTTACGGCCGTAGCTGTAGCCGTAGATCTGCCCGCAACCGCCCCGGTGACTACTCCGGCTTCGCCTCCACGGCGAGGTCCGGCATCAGCGCGCACAGCGCCATGCGCTGGTCGGGCCCCATGAAGCGGGCCAGCGCCTCCTTGACCGTCGCGGCGAGGGTGCTGGAGGACTCCTCCAGCAGGAGTCGGCCCTTCTCGGTGAGGGTCACCTCGACGCCCCGCTTGTCGCCGCACACCGACTTGCGGGTGACGAGGCCGGCGTGCTGGAGGCAGGCGATCTGGTAGGTGAGCCGGGTCTTGGGGCGGCCGAGGAGTTCCGCGATCTTCGTCATGCGCACACCGGCCGCGGGCCGCGCGCCCAGCAGGCACAGCACCAGGAACTCGTCGTGCGAGACGTCCAGCCCTTCCTTGACGACGGAGCGCAGCTCCTGTTCCACGGCGCCCGTCGCGGCCAGCAGCAGCATCCAGGCGTGCAGCTCGGGCGGCAGGATCCCGTCGGACAGGGAGGGACATTCGGACTGGTCGGACATGAATTCAAGTGTAGCTGTTGTTCAAATTTGGAGTATGGGCTAGCGTGATGTCATCCAAATTTGGACTACAGAGATACAGCAGTCCATGAGCGCGTCCCGCGTCCCCATGCACGTCCCCAGGAGTGAGAGACCATGACCGTCGCCGTCGAAACCGGAACCTGGCAGCTCGACCGGACCGCCACCACCGTCGCCCTGAAGCACAAGACGATGTGGGGCCTGGTCACGGTGAAGGGCGCCTTCACCACCGTGGACGGTCAGGGCGAGGTGCGGGCCGACGGATCCGCCGTCGGCACCCTGACCCTCGACGCCGCCTCCCTCGACACCAAGAACGCCAAGCGCGACGAGCACCTGCGCGGGGCCGACTTCTTCGACGTCGCGAACCACCCCGAGATCACCTTCGCGGTGCGCAGCGCCGAGCTCCGGGACGGCGACCAGGTGCATGTGATCGGCCAGCTCACCGTGCGCGGCATCAGTCGCCCCCAGTCCTTCACCGGGCGGCTCGGCGAGGCGAGCGCGGACGCGGTCACGGTGAACGCCGAGTTCTCGGTGGACCGCGACCACTTCGGCCTCGGCTGGAACCAGCTGGGCATGATCCGCGGCCTGACCACGGTCACCGCCGCGCTCCGCTTCAAGCGGTCGGCGGCCTGACCCGTCAGGTCGTCGGCAAGGTGACCCAGGCGCTCGACAGCGTCTGCGGTGAGGACGTGAACACCCGGAGCCGGATCCGCTGACCCGGCTTCGGCAGGGCGTACGCCCCATCGGGCGGCCGCAGTTCATAGGTCGCCGTCGCATGGGCGGCCAGCGTGGCCGGCCCCCGCAGGACCGAGAAATACGGGTACATGCCCTGGCCCCGCGTCAGCGTGAAGTGCGGGGCGAGGGCGTCGTCGTCGGTGTTGGTGACGCGGAGGGTCAGCCGGGAGAGCGTGCGGGTGTCATGGTGCAGCGCGGTGACCTCCATGCGCAGGGGCGGTGAGCCGGTGGCCGCCAGCGCCGCGCTCGCCAGGGCCGGGCTCAGCAGCAGTACGGCCGCGGCGATCCGAGCGGGGCGCCGCTGCGGGCCACCGAGCCGTGCCGTGAACGGCTGCCAGGCCCCGGCGAACTCCGACGCGGGAGCGGTGACGGCCGCCGCGAGCCACAGCGGCGTCATCATCAGGTAGTAACCGTCCTGTGAACGGGTCGCCAGATAGAAGGCCAGCCACGGCAGCACGGTCACCGCCGGGCCCAGTCGGCGCACGAACAGCACGGACAGCGCCAGCAGACCGGCGAGCAGCAGCAGGCTCGCGTACCCGTACCAGTCGAGCCGGTCGCTGCCGTCCGTGAGATACAGCGACACACCCACCAGGCCCTGGCCGTGCAGCACCGCACCCTGGACCAACGGCAGCGCGATCCCCTTGAACCACGCGACCGGCTGGCTCACGATGAAATACGTGTTGATCAGCAGCCATACGGTGGTGGCGACCCCGGCGAGTCGCAGTACCACCAGGCTCGCCGCCCGCGCGCCGAGCTCCCCGCGCCGCACGGCGTAGATCCCGGCGATGAGGAACGGCGTCAGGAACCACGGCAGTTGCTGCGCCGCGCACGCAGCGCCCAGACAGGCGGCCTGCGCCACCCCGGCCGCCCCCAGCCGCCCGCCCCGCCCGATCCGGGGCCAGCGCACCACCACCGGCACCAGCAGGGCCAGCGCCAGGATCGCCGGGTAGCCGAGCCTGCCGTACATGGAAATCATCGAGAATCCCAGGCACGCCATGGTCGCCGCCGAACGCCACGGCACGGGCAGCAGCCGCCACAGCACGACCGTGCCGACGAGCAGCGCGCCGGTGCTCATCGCTATGGCGGGCAGGCCGCCGTGCCCGAGCGGGAGCAGGGTCGCGGTCAACAGCGGGGCGAGCGGGGGATAGCCGTACGTGTAGTCGTAGCCGCCCGTGACGGTCGGGGTCAGCGCGATGCCGTTGCCGCCGAACAACCAGGGCCAGGGGTGGCCGTAGACGCCGTGTCCGGCGACCAGGTCGCGGGCTGCCTGGGCGGTGAGGACGGACTCGTCGGAGCCGCGGTGGAACAGGACGAACGTGCACAGGGCGAGCGTCAGCCCGGTCACCAGCACGCACAGGTCCACGCGTGCCAGGGACCGCCGGCCGCGCACCACCAGGGCCAGGACGCCGCAGACGAGGATCGAGGCGTAGCAGACGGAGATCACCATGGCCACCGCAGGACGGTGGGTGGCGGCCTGCGTCCACACCTCGCGGGTGCCGATGAACAGACTGACGTCCGCGAGCAGCGTCAGGACGCGATGCCACTGCGTGGGGGGTTCCGGGGCTGCGGTCACCGCCGGCTGGGTCCGCCGGCCGGGTGCCGGCAGCTGGGTATCTGTCAGGAGCACGGCATCGGACGCTAACCGGACGCGGTGAGGGGCATGCCGTCGGAGGCCTAGAGTCCGGTGTGAGCCCGGTAAGACCCTTTCGTCACGGTGGGCGGGATCGGATCTGTCCGCCGATGCGTCGCCCACCGTGTCGCTGTTGGGCCGAACGGGTGACTTGGCGTAAGAATGGCTGGTGCAGGCATGGAAAAAATGCGAGTCGGAGCGGGGGACCGGTGAACAGGTACGACGTCACCGATGAACAGTGGGAAGGGCTCGCCCAGGTCGTTCCGCTGCGCGGGCGGGACGCGTGGCCGTCAGCGGTCGACCACCGGTCCGTACCGGAGGCGGAGACCGAGGCCCGGCGCCGTTTCGTCGTCCTGCGGATCAGCGTCTTCGCGGACGCCCGCGAGGTCGCCGAGACACTCATGGCGGGCATCCCCGTCCTGCTCGACCTCACCGCCGCCGAGACGGACGTCGCCAAGCGGGTTCTCGACTTCAGTACGGGCGTCGTGTTCGGACTGGCGAGCGGGATGCACCGGGTGGACCGCAACGTGTTCCTGCTGACACCGGCCGGAACCGAGGTGACGGGGCTGATGGAAGGCGCGGGGATGCCGGGGTCCTGAGCCCCGGCGGTTCGCTCGATCGTAGGAAGGCCGCGAGGCAGGAACGGTTCGCCCGCCGGCGGAGTCCTACGGTCCGGATATGCGTGTACCCCCCACATCCGCCACGCCCCCGGCGTCCGCCACGTCTCCCGTCGTCCCGGCCCAGTCGGCTCCTCCGCTCACGGAGCAGTCACCGGGCGGTGAACGCCGTCCCGGCCGGCCCTGTCTCACCGAACTCCGGCTGTCCGCGTACGCCGCGCACCGGCAGGCCGGGTTACCGCTCGGGCCGCTGACGCTGTTCGCCGGACCGAGCGGCGGCGGCAAGACGAGCGCGCTCAGGGCGTACGAGGCCCTCGCGCGACTCGGCGGCGGCGCGAGCCTCGCCGAGGTGTTCCCCGACCCCGTCGCCTGCGTCCCGGACCGGGCCCGCCCCGACGCGCAACGCCGCCGCGGCTTCCGGATCGGCTGCACGGCCGACGGACCCGAGGGGCCGGTCCGCCTCGACGTCGCCGTCCAGGCCGAGCCCGAACTGCGCATCGTGGGCGAGCGGTTGACCTCCGGCGGGGTCGTCCTCCTGGAGACCGCCCTGCGCGACCCCTCCCGCCGGACCGTGCAGGCCGCCTGGCACACCGCGGGGGCCGCCCCGGTCACCCGGGCCCCGCTCCCGGACGACCGACTCGGCACCGCACTCCTCCCACTGCGCGTGGCCGGCAAGACGGACGGGCAGCGGAGCGTCCTCGCCGCCGCCGAACAGATGGTCGTCGCCCTGCGCTCCGTCTTCGGCTGCGACCCACGGCCCGGACGCATGCGCCTGCCCGTCCCGGCCGGCTCCGGACGACTGCTCGGCGGCTGCGACAACCTCGCCGACGTCCTGTGGCGCACCCGCGCGGAGTGCGGCCGACGGCACGCGCAGCTCGTCGCCGCGGTGCGCGCCGGGTGCGCGGGGTCCGTCACCGACGTCCTCGCCGAACCGCTGCTCACCGGCACGGTCCGGGCGCTGCTCGACCGCGGCGACGGCAGCCGTACGGAGCTGAAGCGGCTCGGCGACGGCGAGTTGAGGTACCTCGCCCTCGCGCTGGTGCTGCTCACCGGACCCGGCGTGCTGGAGGTCGACCCGGCCGGCGAAGTGCCCGCGGCGATGCAGACGCTCACCGTGCTCGCCGACAACCTCGACCGCGGACTGGACGTACGGCAGCGGGCCGAACTGCTGCGGCTGGCAGTGCGGATGTGCGAGCGCGGGCACATCCGGCTCGTCGGCGCGGTGAGCGACGCCTCCTGGGCGGCCGGGACGGAGGGCGTCACGGTGGTACACCTGGTGCCGTGACAGAACCTCTTGACGTGGCGAAACTGCAGCGCAGGCTGGCCGAGTTCGCGGCGGCCCGCAACTGGCAGCCCTACCACACCCCCAAGAACCTCGTCGCCGCGCTCAGCGTGGAGGCCTCCGAACTGGTCGAGATCTTCCAATGGTTGACGCCCGAGGAGTCGGCGCGGGTCATGGACGACCCCGACACCGCGCACCGCGTCAAGGACGAGGTCGCCGACGTGCTCGCGTATCTGCTCCAGCTGTGCGGGGCGCTCGGCGTCGATCCGTTGGCGGCGCTGGACGCGAAGATCGACCGGAACGAGCGGAGGTTTCCGGCTCCGTGAGGAGTGGTCCAGTCCTCTTTCACTCTCCGTGATGAGACGGTGGTCCGAAATCGATTTGGTGTCCACAAATTTCCGTCTACCTCTGGCTTTTCGTTCCGAGCGACCTCACTCTGGGTAGTGGACAAGGGAGTTCGGGCGGACGTGCCGGGGGCGCGTCGCGACAGACGGGGGCAGCCGATGGACGCGGTGCGGCTCATCGTGACGAGCAGGCGTGCCCTGGCCGGGGGCGGCGAGGCGCCTCAGGTCATGGCCGAGGTGTGGCAGGCGCAGGCTCTGGCCCAGGCGATAGGGAGTCGCCTCGCGGTCGCCGGACCACCGGAACTCCGCGGCGAGGCCCTCGGGTTGACCGAACTCGCGGGCCGCGGCTGCGGTGTCCTGGACCGCCCCGACATCGCCTTGGCGGAGTTGCGGGCCGCGCAGCTCACCGACCTGGGCGACGCCCGCCAGGCACTGCTCTGCCTCGGCGGCCTCCTCGGCGAGGTGGGCATCGCCCTGGTCTCTCTCGCCTGCGCCGCGGACGACGAGACGACGTACTGGCAGTGCATGGAGGCGATCGACGCGGCGGACGAGTCTCGGGACCGGGTGCTGGAGATGCTGCGAAGACTTGCGGACCGGGGGGAGGTGGCGGTGGAGCGGGAGGCGGGGTGAGTTGTCGGCCACGGGCCTGGCGGGGGGTGGGGTGAGTTGTCGGCTACGGGCTTGGCGGGGGGTGGGGTGAGTGTTCGGCCGCGGGCCTGGCCGGAGGGCCTGGGCCTGGCGGGAGGGAGGGTGAGCTCTCAGTCGCGGGTTCGGTGGATGCCGGCCGAGCCCCGCGGCGGAGCCACTCATGCCACAGCCCCGCGCCCCTGACTGGGCACAGCTGGGCACGCTCCGACTGCACCCACTCAGGGGCGCGGGGAACTGCGCGACCAGCCCCCACCGGCCCGCACCCGGCGGACCTTCACCGGCCCGCGCCTGGGGGCTCCTCATCGGCCTGCACCCGGCGGCCCCCATCGGGCCGCACCTGGCTGACCTTCACGGGGCTGTACCCGGCGGGCCTTCATAGGCCCGCACCCGGCGGCTCCTCATCGGCCTGCACCCGGCGGCCCCCACCGGGCCGCACCTGGCTGACCCTCACGGGCCCGCACCCGGCGGACCTTCATAGGCCCGCACCCGCCGGCGCCGGTGAGCGGACCTCGCCCGCGTCCCGGCCTCCCCGGGGTGACCGAACCCTCAGACGGCCTCTTCCTCGCCGACGCCCCGGCCCGCCGAACCTCCGGCCGACTGAAGATCCGCGTCCAGTGCCGAAAGATCCGCGTTCAGCGACGCCATCAACTCCTCCATCTGCTGCAGCAACCCCTTCGGCTGCCCAGCCAGCGACACGGTTTCCTCGGACATGACGGCCTCCTCGGCCCAAGTACCCGGACGGCGGGGCCGACGCGGGTAACGGATGACGCACCGGCGACGACAAGCCGGCTCCGCCCGAGCCAACGATCACCAAAGGGCCCGGTCACTGGCATGGTCACCCCTCCCGCACGCCGTTGACGCATTTTCACCCGCCCGGGGACCACTGAGGTCACAGGGGCTGCTGAGGCCACGGCGCACTCCTGCGTGCAGGATGGAGACATGGATCTCCGCATCTTCACCGAGCCCCAGCAGGGCGCGAGCTACGACACCCTCCTCACCGTCGCCAAGGCCACCGAGGATCTCGGTT
This is a stretch of genomic DNA from Streptomyces sp. NBC_00285. It encodes these proteins:
- a CDS encoding sigma-70 family RNA polymerase sigma factor gives rise to the protein MITSAPPAPADPRSKRESADASATAWALAARAGDAVAVDHFVRALHRDVLRYVSYLSADPQAVDDLAQETFLRALGSLHRFEGRCSARSWLLSIARRAVIDGFRHAAARPRRYDGSDWQTAAERAQPRGVPGFDDGIALLDLLGALSDERREAFELTQMLGLSYEEAAAVSGCPVGTVRSRVARARAVLMELVV
- a CDS encoding MarR family winged helix-turn-helix transcriptional regulator, with amino-acid sequence MSDQSECPSLSDGILPPELHAWMLLLAATGAVEQELRSVVKEGLDVSHDEFLVLCLLGARPAAGVRMTKIAELLGRPKTRLTYQIACLQHAGLVTRKSVCGDKRGVEVTLTEKGRLLLEESSSTLAATVKEALARFMGPDQRMALCALMPDLAVEAKPE
- a CDS encoding YceI family protein — protein: MTVAVETGTWQLDRTATTVALKHKTMWGLVTVKGAFTTVDGQGEVRADGSAVGTLTLDAASLDTKNAKRDEHLRGADFFDVANHPEITFAVRSAELRDGDQVHVIGQLTVRGISRPQSFTGRLGEASADAVTVNAEFSVDRDHFGLGWNQLGMIRGLTTVTAALRFKRSAA
- a CDS encoding cell division protein SepF; the encoded protein is MNRYDVTDEQWEGLAQVVPLRGRDAWPSAVDHRSVPEAETEARRRFVVLRISVFADAREVAETLMAGIPVLLDLTAAETDVAKRVLDFSTGVVFGLASGMHRVDRNVFLLTPAGTEVTGLMEGAGMPGS
- a CDS encoding AAA family ATPase, with the translated sequence MRVPPTSATPPASATSPVVPAQSAPPLTEQSPGGERRPGRPCLTELRLSAYAAHRQAGLPLGPLTLFAGPSGGGKTSALRAYEALARLGGGASLAEVFPDPVACVPDRARPDAQRRRGFRIGCTADGPEGPVRLDVAVQAEPELRIVGERLTSGGVVLLETALRDPSRRTVQAAWHTAGAAPVTRAPLPDDRLGTALLPLRVAGKTDGQRSVLAAAEQMVVALRSVFGCDPRPGRMRLPVPAGSGRLLGGCDNLADVLWRTRAECGRRHAQLVAAVRAGCAGSVTDVLAEPLLTGTVRALLDRGDGSRTELKRLGDGELRYLALALVLLTGPGVLEVDPAGEVPAAMQTLTVLADNLDRGLDVRQRAELLRLAVRMCERGHIRLVGAVSDASWAAGTEGVTVVHLVP
- a CDS encoding nucleotide pyrophosphohydrolase, with product MTEPLDVAKLQRRLAEFAAARNWQPYHTPKNLVAALSVEASELVEIFQWLTPEESARVMDDPDTAHRVKDEVADVLAYLLQLCGALGVDPLAALDAKIDRNERRFPAP
- a CDS encoding DUF6099 family protein — translated: MDAVRLIVTSRRALAGGGEAPQVMAEVWQAQALAQAIGSRLAVAGPPELRGEALGLTELAGRGCGVLDRPDIALAELRAAQLTDLGDARQALLCLGGLLGEVGIALVSLACAADDETTYWQCMEAIDAADESRDRVLEMLRRLADRGEVAVEREAG